One window from the genome of Hoplias malabaricus isolate fHopMal1 chromosome X2, fHopMal1.hap1, whole genome shotgun sequence encodes:
- the LOC136676756 gene encoding uncharacterized protein isoform X1 — MNADEIIGECLIQQHEALNISHRGLVVLPPRLSELKHLKRLFVNDNRLILPPDEILQLERLQELVLDGNQLTMLPSAMGSLKHLIYLGVSRNPLSVLPEVLGELRELRELWAIDCGLVSIPPSIGKLAKLQKLGLNNNAITNLPPQLGNLRGLQWLNLADNKLQDVPEDFNNLQSLVFISFNKNGFQHIPEALTEMENLRVLLMKFNSITSLEDELILGFSRLIKLDLRQNPLKDRPHHWKGLDFILLGNTEGTAATDGL, encoded by the exons ATGAATGCAGATGAAATAATTGGAGAATGTCTTATACAGCAGCACGAGGCGTTAAACATTAGCCACCGTGGTCTGGTCGTCCTGCCGCCGCGACTTTCTGaactaaaacatttaaagaGACTTTTTGTGAATGACAACCGCCTCATTCTCCCCCCTGACGAG ATTCTGCAGCTTGAAAGGCTTCAGGAGCTGGTCCTGGACGGAAACCAGCTTACTATGCTTCCTTCTGCCATGGGGTCTCTGAAACACCTGATCTACCTGGGAGTGAGTCGCAATCCTTTATCAGTGCTTCCAGAGGTCTTGGGAGAGCTGCGAGAACTCAGAGAGCTCTGGGCCATAGACTGCGGCCTTGTCTCCATACCTCCATCTATTGGAAAACTCGCCAAGCTGCAGAAGCTCGGTCTAAATAATAATGCAATCACAAACTTGCCACCACAGCTTGGAAACCTCAGAGGTCTACAGTGGTTGAATTTGGCTGATAATAAACTACAGGATGTTCCAGAggattttaataatttacagtCACTAGTTTTCATCAGTTTTAATAAGAATGGCTTTCAACATATTCCCGAAGCACTCACAG AAATGGAGAACCTTCGAGTCCTGCTTATGAAGTTTAACAGCATTACTTCACTGGAGGATGAGCTAATCCTTGGGTTCAGCAGGCTTATAAAACTCGACCTCAGACAAAACCCATTAAAGGACAGACCACATCACTGGAAG gGCCTTGATTTTATATTGCTAGGAAACACAGAAGGGACTGCTGCTACAGATGGTTTATAA
- the LOC136676756 gene encoding uncharacterized protein isoform X3, protein MQHEALNISHRGLVVLPPRLSELKHLKRLFVNDNRLILPPDEILQLERLQELVLDGNQLTMLPSAMGSLKHLIYLGVSRNPLSVLPEVLGELRELRELWAIDCGLVSIPPSIGKLAKLQKLGLNNNAITNLPPQLGNLRGLQWLNLADNKLQDVPEDFNNLQSLVFISFNKNGFQHIPEALTEMENLRVLLMKFNSITSLEDELILGFSRLIKLDLRQNPLKDRPHHWKGLDFILLGNTEGTAATDGL, encoded by the exons ATG CAGCACGAGGCGTTAAACATTAGCCACCGTGGTCTGGTCGTCCTGCCGCCGCGACTTTCTGaactaaaacatttaaagaGACTTTTTGTGAATGACAACCGCCTCATTCTCCCCCCTGACGAG ATTCTGCAGCTTGAAAGGCTTCAGGAGCTGGTCCTGGACGGAAACCAGCTTACTATGCTTCCTTCTGCCATGGGGTCTCTGAAACACCTGATCTACCTGGGAGTGAGTCGCAATCCTTTATCAGTGCTTCCAGAGGTCTTGGGAGAGCTGCGAGAACTCAGAGAGCTCTGGGCCATAGACTGCGGCCTTGTCTCCATACCTCCATCTATTGGAAAACTCGCCAAGCTGCAGAAGCTCGGTCTAAATAATAATGCAATCACAAACTTGCCACCACAGCTTGGAAACCTCAGAGGTCTACAGTGGTTGAATTTGGCTGATAATAAACTACAGGATGTTCCAGAggattttaataatttacagtCACTAGTTTTCATCAGTTTTAATAAGAATGGCTTTCAACATATTCCCGAAGCACTCACAG AAATGGAGAACCTTCGAGTCCTGCTTATGAAGTTTAACAGCATTACTTCACTGGAGGATGAGCTAATCCTTGGGTTCAGCAGGCTTATAAAACTCGACCTCAGACAAAACCCATTAAAGGACAGACCACATCACTGGAAG gGCCTTGATTTTATATTGCTAGGAAACACAGAAGGGACTGCTGCTACAGATGGTTTATAA
- the LOC136676755 gene encoding carbonic anhydrase 7-like, translated as MTGHQWGYGEDDGPSAWYKEYPIAEGPRQSPINIVPEEAQFDSKLPPISLNYDNCTSINISNNGHSVVVEFDDADDRSVIQGGPLEGAYRLKQFHFHWGGKGCHGSEHTVSGKTYASELHLVHWNAARYSSFGEAVAAPDGLAVLGIFLETGDEHRGLHTITDALYMVKFKGTVADFRDFNPKCLLPRNLNYWTYPGSLTTPPLYESVTWIVLAEPIVVSEKQMGKFRMLLFNGEEEEERKRMENNFRPPQPLKGRAVRASFK; from the exons ATGACTGGCCATCAGTGGGGATATGGGGAGGACGATG GTCCTTCTGCATGGTACAAAGAGTACCCTATCGCTGAGGGCCCCCGCCAGTCCCCCATTAACATCGTTCCCGAAGAAGCGCAGTTTGACAGCAAGCTGCCGCCAATCTCTCTTAACTACGACAACTGCACCTCCATCAACATCTCCAACAACGGCCACTCAGTGGTGGTGGAGTTTGACGACGCGGATGACAGATCAG TGATCCAGGGGGGCCCCTTGGAAGGCGCGTATCGACTCAAACAATTCCATTTTCACTGGGGAGGGAAAGGCTGCCACGGCTCTGAACACACAGTCAGTGGGAAAACCTACGCATCGGAG CTACATCTCGTACACTGGAACGCTGCTCGTTACAGTTCGTTTGGAGAGGCCGTTGCTGCTCCTGATGGTTTGGCTGTGTTGGGCATCTTTCTGGAG ACAGGAGATGAACACAGAGGTCTACATACGATAACAGATGCCCTGTATATGGTTAAATTCAAG gGAACTGTTGCCGATTTCAGAGACTTTAACCCCAAGTGCCTCTTGCCCCGTAATCTGAACTACTGGACCTACCCCGGGTCACTGACCACTCCCCCCCTGTATGAAAGTGTCACGTGGATCGTTCTGGCTGAACCTATTGTAGtctcagagaaacag ATGGGGAAGTTCAGGATGCTTCTTTTTAAtggagaagaggaagaagagcgGAAACGGATGGAGAACAACTTCCGCCCTCCTCAGCCGCTGAAGGGCAGGGCTGTCCGAGCCTCCTTTAAGTAA
- the LOC136676756 gene encoding uncharacterized protein isoform X2 has translation MGLLYRINQHEALNISHRGLVVLPPRLSELKHLKRLFVNDNRLILPPDEILQLERLQELVLDGNQLTMLPSAMGSLKHLIYLGVSRNPLSVLPEVLGELRELRELWAIDCGLVSIPPSIGKLAKLQKLGLNNNAITNLPPQLGNLRGLQWLNLADNKLQDVPEDFNNLQSLVFISFNKNGFQHIPEALTEMENLRVLLMKFNSITSLEDELILGFSRLIKLDLRQNPLKDRPHHWKGLDFILLGNTEGTAATDGL, from the exons ATGGGGTTACTGTATCGGATAAAT CAGCACGAGGCGTTAAACATTAGCCACCGTGGTCTGGTCGTCCTGCCGCCGCGACTTTCTGaactaaaacatttaaagaGACTTTTTGTGAATGACAACCGCCTCATTCTCCCCCCTGACGAG ATTCTGCAGCTTGAAAGGCTTCAGGAGCTGGTCCTGGACGGAAACCAGCTTACTATGCTTCCTTCTGCCATGGGGTCTCTGAAACACCTGATCTACCTGGGAGTGAGTCGCAATCCTTTATCAGTGCTTCCAGAGGTCTTGGGAGAGCTGCGAGAACTCAGAGAGCTCTGGGCCATAGACTGCGGCCTTGTCTCCATACCTCCATCTATTGGAAAACTCGCCAAGCTGCAGAAGCTCGGTCTAAATAATAATGCAATCACAAACTTGCCACCACAGCTTGGAAACCTCAGAGGTCTACAGTGGTTGAATTTGGCTGATAATAAACTACAGGATGTTCCAGAggattttaataatttacagtCACTAGTTTTCATCAGTTTTAATAAGAATGGCTTTCAACATATTCCCGAAGCACTCACAG AAATGGAGAACCTTCGAGTCCTGCTTATGAAGTTTAACAGCATTACTTCACTGGAGGATGAGCTAATCCTTGGGTTCAGCAGGCTTATAAAACTCGACCTCAGACAAAACCCATTAAAGGACAGACCACATCACTGGAAG gGCCTTGATTTTATATTGCTAGGAAACACAGAAGGGACTGCTGCTACAGATGGTTTATAA